The genomic region GCTGGACCTGTTGTTCGGGTATGTCGTGGCCGGCGTATTGGTTGGGGCCCGGCTCGGGCATTGTTTGTTTTACGATCCGGCCTATTATTTCGCCCATCCTTTGGACATTTTGAAGATCTGGGAAGGGGGTTTGGCCAGCCATGGGGGTGTCGTCGGTCTGGTCGTGGCGGCATGGTTGTTTCGGAGGCATCCTGGCGGGCCGGATTTGCTATGGCTGTTGGACCGGGTGGCCATTCCGGGCGCCCTGGGCGGGATGTGCATCCGGTTGGGCAATTTTATGAATTCCGAGATTGTCGGGTTGCCGACAAAC from Deltaproteobacteria bacterium harbors:
- a CDS encoding prolipoprotein diacylglyceryl transferase, with the translated sequence MIWNVDPVAFALGPVAVHWYGLLFAVGFFVGLRLMTRMYVREGRDPAELDLLFGYVVAGVLVGARLGHCLFYDPAYYFAHPLDILKIWEGGLASHGGVVGLVVAAWLFRRHPGGPDLLWLLDRVAIPGALGGMCIRLGNFMNSEIVGLPTN